The following nucleotide sequence is from Salinigranum halophilum.
GGCGCTCTTCGTCTCGCGCGACTCCTCGGACGCGTTCGTGGGGTCGAAGCTGGCGCTCGGTGTCGAGATTACCGACGAACTGGTCCGCGTGCTGGCGGACGGGACGCCGTGACCGGCGACCACCCGTGAGGCCACGTGCGACTCAGGACTCGACCGTCGCGTCTTCTTCGGCCGGGGGGTCGCCGGCGTCCGCCCCGGCTGACTCGCTCTCGCCGTCGGCTTCGCCCTCTTCGCTCTCGCCGTCGGCTTCGTCTTCACGCGGCCACCGGTAGAGGCCGTAGAGGGACAGGATGCCGCCGGCGACGAGCAGCCGGCCGCCGGTCGTCCAGTCGTTGCGGAAGTAGATCAGCATCGCGCCGAGGCTCACGAGCAAGACGACGGCGTTCCAGACGAACACGTGCAGGACGAACAGTCGAGCGATCTCCGAGCGCTGGAAGACGTCACCCGTCGCGGACGGGACGTCGACGGACGGGGTCTTGACCCTCGGTCCGTCCATCCCCTCCGGATACAGGCTCTCGGAATCGTCGAACCAGTCATCGTCCATCATCGAGGGATGTGAGGCGGAGCTAATCAGGGTTCGGGTTCACTCGTCGGGTCAGGGGCCGTGTCGGCGACCGTCGGTCCCGAGTGTCGTGAACGGTGCATTCGAATCAGATGAGTAACACGGCGACGGTCACCGCGAGGACGAGCGTCACGAGCACGATACTCGTCCCGATGTCGGCAGTCAGTCGGGTCGGCTCCCCGTCGCCGAGCCGTGCGAGCACCGACCGGGGGTCGGTGACCACGGTGTGTGCGAGGCGCGTCGTCGCCACGGCCGCCCGGTCGACCGCCGCGTACAGCTCCGTCGTCCCGACGACGAGGGCGCGGCTCCCGTACAACACGGCCGGGTTGTAGAGGTCGTCGACGTCGGGCACCCGTTTCACTCGGGACAGCGGTTTCTTGACGAGGACGAAGCCCACGAGTCCAGCCACCGCGAGGGCCAGTCCCTCCACGATGTGGTCGACCGTGTACGTCGTGTACGCGTGCGAGACGACCGCCTCGGAGGTCACGTCGTACGGCAAGAGCCCGAACAGCGCCGAGTCGACGACGCCGAAGAAGACACAGAGGACGGCCACGGTGACCATCGCGACCGACTGACCGATGTTGGCGTCGGCGACGCTGCCCTCGTACTCGCCGTGGAAGAAGGCGTAGTAGCCGAACTTGATGAACGACATGAACGTCCCGACGCCCCCGACGAGGAGAAGCCACTCGAGGGTGGTCCGCCCGCCCACGTAGAGCGGTCCCTTGGCGAAGTCGTAGTGGCTGGCCGCGATGACGATTCCCTTGCTGACGAAGCCGTTGAACAGGGGAAAGCCCGCGATGGAGAGCGCGGCGACGACGAACGCGACGGCGGTCAGCGGCATCTCGCGACCCAGCCCGCCGAGTTTCTTGAGGCTCTCGGTCCCGGTCCGGTAGACGACGACGCCGGCGGTCATGAACAACAGCCCCTTGTAGAGGATGTGGTTGAACACGTGCGCCATCGCACCCGCCTGTGCCAGCGTCGTCCCGATGCCGACGCCGGCGATCATGTAGCCGACCTGTGACTGGATGTGGTACGAGAGGAGCCGCCGCATGTCGTTCTGGAACAGCGCCATCGTCGCGCCGAAGACGGCCATGATGCCGCCCATGTACGCGATGGCGAGCTGTCCCTCGGGGAACGCCCGGTACATCCCGTAGACGCCGGTCTTGGTGGTGAACACACAGAGGAAGACGCTCGCGGCGATGTGCGGCCGCGGGTAGGTGTCGGGCAACCAGGCGTGCAGACCGACGAACCCGACGTTGACGCCGATGCCGACGGCCGCGAGAATCGGCGCGACGGGGCCCGCGATGCCGCCGTCGGTCGCGGTGAAGAGGAACGAGCCGACCTCGACGTAGTGCCAGATGACGGCTCCCAAGAGGAGCGTCCCGCCGATGCCGTGCAGTATCGCGTATCGGTAGCCCGCTCGCACCGCCCGGCCGCCGTAGTGCCAGACGAGCAGCGTGCTCGTGACCGCCATGAGCTCCCAGAAGAAGACGAGCGACAGCCAGTCGCCACCGAAGACGGCCCCGAGGCTCGTCCCGACGTACGAGAGCGCGAAGGCCGTCTGGAGCGAGTCGGCCTCCGAGTACCACGAGTAGAGCACGGCGACCGCGCCGATGAGGCCGAAGACGAGCCCCATCAGCGTCGAGAACGCGTCGACGTTGTACAGCACCGCGTCGAACCCGAACAGCGCGACGGGGAGGTGCTGTCCCGCCGGCGACAGCCAGACGTACGGGACGACGACGCCCGTCGCGACGATTCCGAGGACGTGGCCGGCTCGCCGACCGAGGAACGGGATGACGAGCGCCGCCAGCAGGACCGGCACGAACGGCGGGAGGAACGGTTCGACCGAGACCATCAGACGCTCACCCCCGTCGCGCCGGCGACGACGAGCCTGACGATTCGCAGGAAGACCGCGGTGTCGGGGACGATGCCGAGCACGAGCGAGCCGGTCGCCGCGAAGAGGATGGGGCCGAGCATGAACCAGGTCGACTCCGCCCCGTTCCACGCGCGGTGTTCCCACGCGAGGCCCGAGTCGTGACCGTGGTCGCGCTCGATCTGTGCTGCGGCCTCCGCGTCGTCGACAACCCCCTGGCCCTCGTGGTCTGCGGCGTAGCCGTGGTCGTCACGGACACCGTCGTCGTCCGGTGTCGAGCCACCGTCGGGTGCCGTCTCCGGTGCGCCGTACCGGCCGCCCAGCACGTTCTCGACGACGGGCTTCGGGTCGGCCTCGCCGGGTGACTCGAAGAACGCCGTGTACACGACCGGCCAGAAGTACGCGATGTTGAGGACGCCCGAGACGAGGAGTGCAACGGTGAACACGATGCCGCCGGACGACACCGTGCCGATGAGGAGGAAGTACTTGCTGACGAAGCCTGCGACCAGCGGGATGCCGGCCATCCCTAGCGCCGCCACGCCGAACGCGGCCATCGTCAACGGCATCCGCCGCCCGATGCCCGCCATGTTACTGATGTCGTCGGTGTGGGTCTCGACGTGGAGCGCGCCGGCACAGAAGAACAGCGTGAGCTTCATGAACGCGTGAGCGGGGATGTGGAGGAGTCCCCCGACGAGCGACAGGGGGTTGAGCACCGCGAGGCCGAGCACGATGTACGACAGCTGACTCACCGTCGAGAACGCCAGCCGGCGCTTGAGGTTGTCCTGTCGGAGCGCGATGACGCTCGAGACGACGAGCGTGAACGCCGCCACGGCCGCCAGGATGACGCCGACGCCGAGGTCGGCGACGAGGTCGGGGCCGAACACGTCGAGCACCACGCGCGCGATGCCGAACACGCCGGACTTGACGACGGCCACCGCGTGTAGCAGTCCGGAGACGGGCGTCGGCGCGACCATCGCGTCCGGCAGCCACGAGTGCATGGGCATGAGCGCGGCCTTCACGCCGAAGCCGACGACCAGCAGCGCGAACGCGGCGCGGGCGAACACCGGGTCGGCAGCGGCCAACGCGGCGATGCCACCGGCGGAGAACGCCGTCGTCCCCGGCACGCCGGGCGCTCCCGTGAGCCAGAAGACGAGGATCGCGCCGGAGAGGACCGCGACGCCGCCGCCGAACGTGTACGCGAGGTACTTCCGGCCGGCCGCCCGCGCCTCGTCGGTCTCGTCGTGGGTGACGAGCGGGTAGGTCGCGACGGTGAGGAGTTCGTAGAAGACGAACAGCACGAGCAGGTTCGAGGCGAAGGCGATTCCGATTGCGGCCGAGAGGCTGCCGGCGAACGCCGCGAAGTACCGCGTCTGTGCGTGCTCGTCGAGGCCGCGCATGTAGCCGATGCTGTAGAAGCTCGTCACGAGCCACAGCATGCTCGCGAGCAGGCCGAAGAGGATGCCGAGCGGGTCGGCTCGGAGCGCGAACTCCACCCCGGGGACGAACGTCCCGAGGTTCGTCACGTACACGTCGCCGGCGAGGACGCCGGGGACCATGCTGGCGACGAGGCCGAACTTCGTCACGGCCGCGAGGACGGTCCAGGCCTCCCGCAGGTTCGGCCGTCCGCGCGACGCGAGAATCGGGACGATGATCACTGCTGAGACGAGCACCGCGGCGAGTGGTCTGAGAGACGTGAGTTCAGTCATGCGAGAAGCCGTTCGATGGTTGGTTCGAGGAGCTGTCCGTATTCGAACGCGGCGACGCCGAGGACGACGGCCAGAACGGCCGCCGCCAGCACCGTCGCCCGCATCCCGGTCGACACCCGCGCGGCCCGGGTGACGGTCTCAGTGCCGACCCCGTCGGTGACGACGGTCCGGGGCTGCCCGGTGTCGGTGTCCACGTCGGCGCTGGCCCCGTCGACTGTCGCCGACGCCGCGTCGCGGAAGTATATCCGTTCGAGGACCCGCGCGAAGTACGCGAGCGTCAACAGCGTGCTCGCGAGGATGACGACCGCGAGCGGCCACGCGCGCCCCTCGACCGCGCCGAGCGCGATGTACCACTTGCCGACGAAGCCGACCGCGGGCGGGACGCCGACCATCCCGAGCGCGAGGACGCCGAACGCGGCCGCACCTATCGGCGTCCGCTCCGCGAGCCCCTCGTAGGCGTCGATGGTTCGCGCGTCGGTCTCGTCGGCGATGAGTCCGCTCGTCAGGAACAGCCCGCCCTTCATGATGGCGTGGCCGACCAGGTGGATCATCGCGCCCGTCAGCGCGGTCCCGTTGGCCACCGCGATCGCGCCGACGACGAGGCCGAACTGCGAGACCGACGAGTACGCCAGCATCCGTTTGATCTCGCGCTGGGTGACCGCGAGGACGCTCCCGACGACGATGCTCACCACGGCCCCGGCCACGAGCACGGTCTGGGCGAACTCGTTCGCGGCGAGGAAGTCGACGGTGAACACGGTGAAGACGATGCGGATGAGGGCGTACGCCGCGACGGTCGAGACGAGCGCCGAGATGAGCCCGCTCACCGAGTCGGGCGACCCGGCGTACGCGGCCGGCTGCCAGGTGTGGACGGGGAAGACGGCGATTTTGACGAACAGACCGACGACCAGCAGGCCGAACGACGCCCGGACGAGCGGCGAGGTGTAGCCCACCGCCGCGAGTTGCGCCGAGAGGTCGGCCATGTTGAGCGTCCCCGTTGCCACGTACGCGTAGCCGATGCCGAGGAGGAACAGCGACGCACCCACGGTCCCGACGAGGAGGTACTTCAGCGCCGCGCGGGCGGAGCGTCCCCCATCGCCGCTCGCGACGAGTGCGTAGGCGGCGAGCCCCGTGATTTCGAGGAAGACGTACATGTTGAACACGTCGCCGGTGATGCTCATTCCCGTCAGCCCGGCGACCAAGAGCAGATACGTCGCGTAGAAGGCGTTCGACCGCGGGCCGGCGCGCCGGGCGTATCCGAGCACGCCGAGGGCGACCACGGCGACGAGGACGGCCATCGTCGCGGAGAGTCCGTCGACGACGAGTTCGATGCCGAACGGCGCGGTGAAGCCGCCGACGACGTACGCGACCGGTTGGGAACCGAACGCGTCGACGGCGAGGGCGACCGCCGCGGCGGTCTGGACCGCCGACGCGACGACCGCGATGGGCCAGCCCGTCTCCGAGCGGACGAGCCCGCCGAGTAGCACCGCGATGGAGCCCAGAATCGGGAACGCGACGAGGAGGGCGGGGAGGTCACTCATCGGCGATCACCTTCCGGATGCCTTCCTCGGTCAGCGTGCCGTACTCCTGGTAGATCCGGACGATTAGGCCGAGGGCGACGGCGGTGAGGCTCACGCCGACGACGATGGCGGTGAGGATCAGCACGTGCGGGAGCGGGCTGACGTACGGCTCGGGCGCGGTCAACAGCGGGGGACTGCCGCCGTCGACGAACGCGGTCACGATGAAGAACAGGAAGATACCCGTCTGGAAGACGTTCATGCCGATGACCTTCTTGACGAGGTTCTGGCTGCCGATCATGGTGTACGTCCCGACGCCCAGGAGGAGGAAGGCGACGAGGTAGTAGAGGCGGTCGGCGAGGAGGTCGATCACGCCGCATCACCTCCGTTCTCGTCGCTCCGCGGCCCGGCGGCGATGACGAACAGGAGGCCGCTGACGACCCCCGCGACGATGAGCCCGATGGCGAGTTCGACGAGTTCGATGCCGTACTTCGAGGCGTCTTTGATGCCGTAGGTGGTGTACTGCAGGAAGTCCCCGCCGAGGAAGACGGACCCGAGGCCGATGAGTAAGAACGCGAGAACACCGAACCCGATGAACGCGACGGGGAGCGTCGGGCCGATCCACCGCCGAGTCGTCTCGATGCCGAACGCCAGTCCGAGCATGAGGACGACCGTCCCGACGATGACACCGCCCTGGAAGCCACCGCCGGAGGAGTCCGCGCCGTGGAACATCACGAACAGCCCGAAGGTGAAGACGAACGGCGTGATGACGCGGACGGTCGTCATGATGATGGGGCTCTCGACGTACGGACTGCCCGCTACGTTCCCGGGGAGGTCGCCGGCGGACCGGTCGGCGTCGCTCATCCGAACACCTCCCTGTCGAGGACGAGCAGCAGGCCGACACCGGCCGCGTAGACGACGACCGCCTCCCCGAGCGTGTCGAACCCGCGGTACGCCGCGAGGACGGCAGTGACGGCGTTCTCGACGCCGGCCTCGGTGTAGGCGTTGGCGAGGTAGTAGTTCGTCACCTCGTCGGTCGCGACCGCCGAGTCGGCGGAGCCGACAGCCGGGAGCGCGAAGAGGGTCGTCGAGAGGACGGCGACGAGGGCGATGGCCACCCCCGCCGCGCGGAGGTCGACCCGTTCGAAGGTCCGCTCGCCGGCAGGGCGGACGGTCTTCGCGATGGTCAACAAGAAGAGAATCGTCATCACGCCGGCTCCGACGGCCGCTTCCGTGAGCCCCACGTCGGGCGCTCGCAGGAACACCCAGATAATGGCGATGCCGAGGCTGTACGCGCTGAACGCGATGATCGAGCCGAGGACGTCACGGAGGAGCGCGGCCGCGACCGCACAGCCGAGGACGAACACGAACAGCCCTGCTTCGAGTGCCGTGATCACGACTCGTCCACCTCCGTCGAGGGGGATGTCTCGGCGTCGGGCTCCGTCCCCGTCTCGGACTCGGACTTCGACTCCGACTCGGCGTCGGTCGTGACGGTCCACGGTTCGATACCCTGCTCGGCCGCGGCTCTGGTAATCGCGTGTGCGGCAGTCGGATTCGTGAGGAACATGAACAACAGTAACAGTCCGGCTTTCAGCGTCGACAACCCCGCGTCGACGACCAGCGCGACCGCCGCGAGCGTCAACACTGCGCCGAGCGTCTCGCTCTTCGAGGTCGCGTGGGCGCGGGTGTAGAGGTCAGGTAGTCGGACGAGGCCGACGGCCGCGACGGCGGCGAAGAAGACGCCGCCGGCGGCGAGCACCACGACGGCGATTTCGGTCGGCGTCATCGCTCAGAGCACCCCCCCGCGCTCGACGGAGAACTTCGAGATGGCGATGCTCAACACGAAGTTCAACAGCGCGTAGACGAGCGCGATGTCGAGTGCGCCCGGTTCGCCGATGGCGGCCGCGAGCAGCGCGATGACGATGACGGTGTTCGAGCCGATGACGTTGACGGCGATGACTCGGTCGGGCATCGTGGGGCCGCGGACGATCCGGTAGACGCCGACCAGCGAGGTGAGGACGAACGCCGCCGCGGCGACGAGGAGGACGTCTTCGACGAGCGTCATGCGTCCTCCCGTTCCTCACGGCGTTCGAGCGGGCTCGGGATGCGGGCGACGTCACGGCCGTAAAACACGAACCGGACGGCACGCTCTAACGAGCCGGAGAAGAGGTCCTCGCGCGAACTGCGGGTGAGCGTGTGGACGGTGAAGTGGCTCCGCGTGACGTCGACGGTCAGCGTTCCCGGCGTGAGCGTGATGCTGTTCGCGAGCGTCGTCACCGGCAGCGCCGACCAGACGGCGGCGTCGAACTCGACGACCTCCGGGTCGATCGGCAACGACGGGTGGAGGACGACGTAGGCGATAGCGAGGTTCGCCTTGGCGATCTCCCACAGGAGGTAGGGGATGTAGAGGGTGACCCGAGCGAGCCGCTTCACCGCCTGCGTCGGCCGGATGGGCGTGGTGAGCGAGACGCCCCAGAGCGCGACGGCGACGACGGTGGCGCTGATCGCTCCCGTCACCAGCTCGAACGGTACGACCGACCCGGCCAAGAACAGATAGAAGAGAAACGAGACCGAGAAGAGCCCGAGGAACTGTGTGACGTTCCCGGAGCGGACGAGCAGCGGGTTCTGCCGTTCGCGGGTGGCCGGTGCCTCCCGTACCTCGAGACCGGCCCGCCGTACCTCGTTCTCGAGCGGCGGGAGCAGCGGCGTCGTGCCGAGCGGGGCGAACCCCGGGTCGAACACGGCGAGGTGGAGGTCGTTGTTCCGGGCGTATCGCGCGAGCACGTCGGCGTAGTCGCCGGGGCTGAAGAGGTACTCTCGCCCCCCGACCAGCGCGGTCTCTAACTCGACCGCGTCGGCGTTGTCACCGAGGTCCTCGCTGGCCCAGACCATGACCCGGTCGAGGAGGGACTGGGCCGTCTCGAACTCGGTCGTCTCCGTCTCTGACGGGAGCCGTTCGGAGGCCGGATAGACGAAGTGAACCGACGGCGTCTCGCCGGTCTCCTCGGCGCGGTCGAGCGCGTGTTGGACGACGTACCCCACGGTGTTCCGGAGCGTGTTCGACTCGGAGACGGGAACGAGCAGTCGGGTGTCAGTCAGTGGGACCACCTCTGTCGTGAAGGGCGACAGTCCGAACGTGAACGCTTGACATCGATACCTAGCCTAGGCGTTCAGCCACACCGATTAAAGGGTTTCTTTTCCCCGTGTTTCGGGGGTTCCGTCACGAACGTCACCGACAATCGAGCGGGACCGAGCGCGCCTCCACGACCGACTCGCCGTCGCGGTTTCGTGGGGGAGCCCGGCACCGTCGCACCGCTCCGGTCTCCGACGTTCCGGTCGGTTCAGGCGCTCGGCGCGTCGAGGCCCAGCTCGTCGAGGAGCGTCAGCGCCGCTTCGTGCGAAGAGGGCGGGCCGCGTGCGGTCACCAGGTCGCCGTCGACGGTGACGGAGGTGTCCGCGTCGAGTTCGGCGTCCCAGTTCACGCCGACCGCCTTCACCTCGTCTTCGACCCAGTAGGGGAGTTTCCGCCCGTCGGGCATCCGGTCGAGGTCGTCGACGATGCCCTCCTCCCAGGCGTTCGGGAACCCGGTCACGTTCCGGCCGGTGGCGAGGAAGTCGCCCTCGGAGTCGCGGGTGAACGCGAGAATGCCGACGGCGTGGCAGACGACGAGCGCCTTGCCGTCACCCTCGACGGCCTCCCGCAGCGCGGCGCGGGCGTGGCGGTCCTGATTGATGTCCCACTCGGTGCCGTGGCCACCGGGGAAAACGACGGCGTCGTACTCGCTCGCGTCGACGGACGCGAGCGGCTCGGGGTCGTTCAGTCGTTCGTCGTTCGCGTCGCACTCGGTGACGCGAGTGGCGAGCTCCTCGCCGACCTCGCCGGGGTCGACGGAGCGCTCGTCGACCACCGGCGGGTTGCCGGTCGGCGTCGCGACCGTACACTCGACGCCCGCGTCGGTGAGCGTCTGCAGCGGCTCGATGCACTCTTCTCCCCAGTAGCCTTCCTCCGTCACGACGAACAGTGCGCGTGTCATCGGTCTAACTCGGGCGGCGACGCGCAAAAGCGGCCGGTCCCCGGAAAGCCCAGCCTCCTCTCTGTCACCTACTCGTCCGCGCCCGGCGCGGTCTCTTGTGTCCTCTCCCCGTCGACCGGGGCGCTCTCGTATCCGCGGTGGAGGTGACAGGCCGCCTCGTGGCCCGTGTCGGTCGGTTCGAGCGCCGGCCGGTCGCCCGCACAGACTGTCGGGAACGCCTCGGCGAGACGGTCGCGTGCCGCATCGTCGTCACCCGAGACGACGTCGTCGAGTGCGTCTCGGAGGACGCGCTCGGCGCTCGGGTCCGACAGAGTCTCGGGTAACTCGAACTCCGCGCGTACCGCCGCCGCGACCTCGTCGTCCAGACGCTCCCCCGACGCCTCACCCGTGACGAACTCGCGGACGGCGTCAACGTCGATTCCCTCCCGTTCGAGCCGGATGCGGAGGTTCATCACCGCGCGCCACTCCGCCCGCGTGAACTCGTACCCCTCGGGCGGGACGAGCTCCGGACAGCGGGTGTGGAACCGACAGCCAGCCGGGGGGTTCGCGGGGCTCGGCACGTCGCCGGTGAGGACCGTCCCGAGGCCACGCGACCACGGGTCGGGCTCCGGAATCGACGAGAGGAGGGCTCGCGTGTAGGGGTGTTGCGGGGAGTCGAAGACGTCGGCTGTCGGCCCGAGTTCGACGATTTCCCCGAGGTACATCACGGCGACGCGGTCGCACACCTCGCGAACGACGCCCATGTCGTGGCTGATGAAGACGATAGCAAGTCCGAACTCCGCCTGGACTCGTTCGATGAGCGTGAGAATCTCGGCCTGCACGGAGACGTCGAGCGCGCTCGTCGGCTCGTCGGCGACGACGAGGTCGGGGTTGACGACGAGTGCCCGCGCGAGCGCGATGCGCTGGCGCTGTCCGCCCGAGAACTCGTGGGGGTAGCGGTCGATGTCCTCCGCGGAGAGCCCGACGCGTTCGAGGAGGTCCGCCACGATACGACGACGGCGCTCGCGTCCTCCGACCCCGTGGATGACGAGCGGCTCCGCGACCGCCTCGCCGACGGCCATCCGCGGGTCGAAACTCGACGTCGGGTCCTGGAAGATCATCTGCGCCCGTCGCCGGAACCGCTTCAGCTCCGCCGGGGTGTACGAGGTGATGTCCTCGCCGTCGAACAGCACCTGCCCACCGGTCGGCTCCTCCAGTCTGAGGAGCGAGGTCGCCGCCGTCGACTTCCCACAGCCGGACTCGCCGACGATGCCGAGGGTCTCGCCGCGCTCGACGGTGAACGAGACTCCGTCGACCGCGCGGACTCGACCGACCTCGGTCTTCAACAGCCCCTCCGTGACGGGGTAGTGTTTCTCGAGAGCACGCACCTCCAAGAGTGGCATCAGTCGTCACCTCCCGTTCCCGTCGCTGGGCCGTCCGACCCGGTCGTCTCCGCTCGCTCGCCGAGGACGACGCTCGGGTCCCCGCCGGGACCGAAGTGGACGCAGGAGACCTCGTGTGCGACGGCGTGCTCGTCACCCGTGCTCACCGCGTACTGCGGCGGCTGTTCCCCGTCGGTACAGGCGTCGACGGCGTGTGGGCACCGCGCGGCGAACCGACAGCCCGGCGGCGGGTCCGTCGGGTCCGGCAGCGTCCCGCCGATAGAGCGCATCCGCCCGCCGCGGCCGGGGAGACAGTCGAGGAGCGCCCGCGTGTACGGGTGCGACGGCCGGTCGAAGAGGTCGTAGACGCCCGCCGTCTCCATCACCTTCCCCGCGTACAGCACGACCACCCGGTCGGCCACCTCGGCGACCACCCCCAGGTCGTGGGTGATGAGGAGGATGCTCATGTCGAACTCCTCTTGTAGCTCCACGAGGAGCCGGAGGATCTGTGCCTGGATGGTCACGTCGAGCGCCGTCGTCGGCTCGTCGGCGATGAGGAGTTTGGGGTTCGACGCCAGCGCCATCGCGATGACGACCCGCTGTTTCATCCCGCCCGAGAACTCGTGAGGGTAGTCGTCGAACCGGGTGGTCGCGTCGGGGATGCCCACCCGGTCGAGGAGTTCGAGCGCCCGGTCTCTCGCCTCCCGTCTGGTGACCTCGTCGTGGAGACGGACCGCCTCGACCAGTTGCCAGCCGACGGTGTAGACCGGGTTGAGCGCCCCCTGTGGGTTCTGGAAGACGTGGGCGATATCGCCGCCTCTGATCTCGGTGAGCTCCGCGTCGGAGAGTGTCGCGAGGTCGCGACCCTCGAACCGGACGGTCCCTCGAATCTCGCCCGGCGGCGTCCGAATCAGGCGGGTGATGGACTCGGAGGCGACCGTCTTGCCGGACCCCGACTCCCCGACGAGACAGACGGTCTCGCCCCGCCCGACGGAGAAGGAAACCCCGTCGACCGCGCGGACGACACCCTCGTCCGTCTTGAACCGCGTGCGGAGTTCCTCGACGTCGAGCAG
It contains:
- a CDS encoding ABC transporter ATP-binding protein, whose product is MPLLEVRALEKHYPVTEGLLKTEVGRVRAVDGVSFTVERGETLGIVGESGCGKSTAATSLLRLEEPTGGQVLFDGEDITSYTPAELKRFRRRAQMIFQDPTSSFDPRMAVGEAVAEPLVIHGVGGRERRRRIVADLLERVGLSAEDIDRYPHEFSGGQRQRIALARALVVNPDLVVADEPTSALDVSVQAEILTLIERVQAEFGLAIVFISHDMGVVREVCDRVAVMYLGEIVELGPTADVFDSPQHPYTRALLSSIPEPDPWSRGLGTVLTGDVPSPANPPAGCRFHTRCPELVPPEGYEFTRAEWRAVMNLRIRLEREGIDVDAVREFVTGEASGERLDDEVAAAVRAEFELPETLSDPSAERVLRDALDDVVSGDDDAARDRLAEAFPTVCAGDRPALEPTDTGHEAACHLHRGYESAPVDGERTQETAPGADE
- a CDS encoding ABC transporter ATP-binding protein, whose translation is MSGTRRDPLLDVEELRTRFKTDEGVVRAVDGVSFSVGRGETVCLVGESGSGKTVASESITRLIRTPPGEIRGTVRFEGRDLATLSDAELTEIRGGDIAHVFQNPQGALNPVYTVGWQLVEAVRLHDEVTRREARDRALELLDRVGIPDATTRFDDYPHEFSGGMKQRVVIAMALASNPKLLIADEPTTALDVTIQAQILRLLVELQEEFDMSILLITHDLGVVAEVADRVVVLYAGKVMETAGVYDLFDRPSHPYTRALLDCLPGRGGRMRSIGGTLPDPTDPPPGCRFAARCPHAVDACTDGEQPPQYAVSTGDEHAVAHEVSCVHFGPGGDPSVVLGERAETTGSDGPATGTGGDD